GGTGTAGCCCCGGCCCGGCCCGTCGCCGATCTCGTGGATGCTGCCGGTGCCCGGGTAGTACGGATACTGGTGCGTGGAGAAAAACAGCACGTCCGGGTCCCGGTAGAAACTGGCCTGGGTCCCGTTGCCGTGGTGGACGTCAAAATCCACGATGAGGATGCGGCGCGCCAACCCGTCCGCCCGAACCGCATAGGCCGCGACCGCAATGTTGTTGAAGATGCAGAACCCCATGCCCCGATTGCGCAGCGCATGGTGCCCCGGCGGCCGCACCAGGCAGATGGCGTTGTCCACATCCCCGCGCAGCACCGCCGCGGTTGCCGCGTGCACTCCACCGGCGGCGAAACACGCGGCCTCATAGGTCCGCGCCACGACGTAGGTGTCGGGGTCCAGGTATCCCCCGCCCGATGCGGACATCTCGGCCACAAGGTCAATGTACGACGGCGCATGGTTCATCTCCAAGTAGCGCCGCGACGCCGCGCTCGCGGGGATGGGAATCATCTGCTCCGTAATCCGCTGGTCTCGGAGAAACTGCATCACGAGCCAGAGCCTGTCGCGACACTCGGGGTGCCCGCGCAAGTCGTGCTCAAGGAAGATCGGGTCGTAGACGTAGCCGGTCGTCATTACAATATCCTCCTGGAAGCGCGTCCTGAACTGCTCTGTCCGCACCCCATGATAGCACAGACCCGCTTGTTGCGAAAGGGGGCGTTCGGTGGCAAAATCGGGATGGCGCGGCCGGTTGGCCCGCC
The window above is part of the Chloroflexota bacterium genome. Proteins encoded here:
- a CDS encoding histone deacetylase, whose product is MTTGYVYDPIFLEHDLRGHPECRDRLWLVMQFLRDQRITEQMIPIPASAASRRYLEMNHAPSYIDLVAEMSASGGGYLDPDTYVVARTYEAACFAAGGVHAATAAVLRGDVDNAICLVRPPGHHALRNRGMGFCIFNNIAVAAYAVRADGLARRILIVDFDVHHGNGTQASFYRDPDVLFFSTHQYPYYPGTGSIHEIGDGPGRGYTVNVPLPPGAGDGAMRAIFEQILWPAARRFAPDIILVSAGYDAHWSDPLASLALSLRGYAWVGRELARMAKKLCGGRLVFTLEGGYHPEVLPRAIYNTCRALLGLPEEGDLDPLGPSPRPEPLLAALIRAVRGAHGL